A single Rhopalosiphum padi isolate XX-2018 chromosome 4, ASM2088224v1, whole genome shotgun sequence DNA region contains:
- the LOC132930268 gene encoding pinin — MTTLLDRLQEHLVKKRQGLNDVHETLKKITGRDTFDDHLNHGKFNKRPQVGGDQKPQFRESIKKDVKRLRDNNKLSFRNDNQNRKVFVNPNETSKIFKNGNNSGRISAKDRLGTIVADEHEKPIKEEFEDDEDMDDDSTPKKTLQSQVMLSSKIMKSRTEVLAAQQGDQVTKERNRRMFGSLLGTLQKFKKEETQLKDKEEKKAKIERRLEEEALKEKESLVLRKRELFMQRKQQQRDIKNIEIKMGLVRNFEIFERQINCTMNFIKTEFDPSVFYLPKIHNEKTEKKLSKTRSYLSNILGKKRNMVESQIEKLLQPDDEQMEFDDRVEDGEVRVADEEEDADVDVYERHQDNGTFNYD, encoded by the coding sequence ATGACTACTCTACTGGATCGTTTGCAAGAACATTTAGTAAAGAAACGACAAGGGTTGAATGATGTACatgaaacactaaaaaaaattactggtcGTGATACATTTGACGATCATTTAAACCACGGTAAATTTAACAAACGACCACAGGTAGGTGGAGACCAAAAACCACAATTCAGAGAGTCAATAAAGAAAGATGTTAAGCGATTACGAGATAACAATAAGCTTTCCTTTAGAAATGATAATCAGAATCGTAAGGTCTTTGTTAACCCTAATGAAAcatcaaaaatttttaaaaatggaaataattcGGGTAGAATATCAGCTAAGGATCGTTTAGGGACAATTGTTGCAGATGAACACGAAAAACCAATAAAGGAAGAATTTGAAGATGACGAAGATATGGATGATGATTCTACACCCAAAAAGACTCTTCAATCGCAAGTCATGTTGTCCtctaaaattatgaaatctCGTACTGAAGTATTGGCTGCTCAACAAGGTGATCAAGTGACTAAAGAACGAAATCGACGTATGTTTGGATCATTATTAGGTACTttacaaaagtttaaaaaagaaGAAACTCAGTTAAAAGATAAAGAAGAGAAAAAAGCTAAAATTGAAAGAAGATTAGAAGAAGAAGCATTGAAAGAGAAAGAATCATTAGTTCTTAGGAAACGAGAATTATTTATGCAAAGAAAACAGCAGCAGagagatataaaaaatatagagatTAAAATGGGATTGGTaagaaattttgaaatatttgagcGCCAAATAAATTGcacaatgaattttattaaaactgaattTGATCCTTCGGTGTTTTATTTGCCTAAAATACATAACGAAaagactgaaaaaaaattaagtaagacGCGCTCATATTTGAGTAATATATTAGGAAAGAAAAGGAATATGGTTGAAAGTCAAATTGAGAAGTTATTACAACCTGATGATGAACAAATGGAGTTTGATGACAGAGTGGAAGATGGAGAAGTAAGAGTAGCTGACGAAGAAGAAGATGCGGATGTAGATGTTTATGAAAGGCATCAAGATAATGGAACTTTTAACTatgattaa